CCCCATGGCCAGGAGGCCCGTGATCTCCGGCGGCAGCCAGCCGCTGATGAAGAGCACCACCGAGAGTGCCATCACCCCCAGGGTGATGAGGGGCTGTGGAGCGAGCACAGCCTCAAGAAGGGGCGACAAGGACCTGGCGGCGAACCGGCCCCGAATTTACGGGGGTGGACTGGAAAAAGGACCTGCCGCCGCCGTCTGAGCGCCTCAGCGGCCGGGCAGTTTGGCCAGATCCTCGCTGGCACCCATCACCACCAGCAGCTCATCCTTCTGCACCACGTGGGTGGCGGGAGGGTTCACCGTGAGCTGGTTGTCGGGTCCGGCGGCCAGCACGCTCACATGAAAACTCTTGCGCAGGTTGATGTCCCGCAGGGACTTGCCGATGAACTCCTCCGGCACCCGGATTTCCTCGATGCTGGTGCGGTCATCGAGGCGGAGGCGATCGAGCAGGTTGGGACGCACCAGTTCCTGCCCCAGCCGCTGACCCTGCATCTTGGAGGGAAAGATCACCCGGTCGGCCCCGACGCGCTGCAGCATCTTCATGTGCAGATCGTTGGTGGCCCGGGCGATCACCCGCTCCACCCGGCTGCCGCTGCTGTCCTTGGCGATGAGGGTCACGGTGATGCTCACCTCGATCGGTTCGCTCATGGCCACCACCACGGTGTGCACATCCAGCACACCGGCTTCCCGCAGGGCCTCCTCGTCGGTGCTGTCCACCTTGCGGGCCGTGATCGAGGGATCGAGCTTGTTGAGCCGGTCCACGGCGCCAGGGTCATTGTCGATGGCCAGCACATCCGCACCGGCCTTGCTGAGCTCCAGGCAGAGGGCCGTTCCGAACCGGCCCACGCCGATCACGGCGAAGCTGCCCATGGCCCGGTTCTCGGGCGGGTTCCAGTTCCACCAGTTGGTCATCGTTGCTGGACAGAGGGAGGCGGGATCGAGGAGACCCCCATCACCCTGGCAGGCGCAGGGGGGAGCACCCGTTCAGCCAGCTTCCCAGACCGCATGGCCGCTCAGATGTAGAGCTCTTCCCGTGGGTAGCCCACCCGGGTCTGGGGCCGATTGCCGTAGAGCGCCGACAGCAGCAGCAGGATGCCGAGCCGTCCCACGAACATGCCCACCATCAGCACCAGCTGGCCCCAGCGGTTGAGCTTGTCGGTGACGCCGAGATCCAGGCCCACGGTGGCGAAGGCCGACATGCAGGTGAACAGCTTCTCCAGGAAGCTGAACTTGATCTGGTTCGGTTCTCCTGAAGCCGTGGGTCCCAGCCCCAGCAGCAGGGCCATCAGCAGCACGAAGATCAGGGAGGCGATCGTCACGCCGATGGCGCGCAGCACCACCCGGTCGGGAATCTGACGGCTGTGGATCACCACGTCTTCCCGTCCTTTGAGGGTGGAGCGGGTGGCCGCCATCAAGGTGGCGAAGGTGGTGGTCTTGATGCCGCCGCCCGTGCCGCCCGGGCTGGCGCCGATGAACATCAGCACGATCACCAGCAGCAGCCCGGCATCGGAGAAGGTGGCGGCCGAGAGGGGCACCGTGTTGAAGCCGGCGGTGCGGGTGGTGATCGACTGGAACAGGGTCACCTGCAGCTTCTGGGTGCCAGTGAGGGGCTCGATCACGCCGCCGGTGGCGAAGTGCTCGGTGAACAGCAGCCCCAGGCAGCCGAACAGGATCAGCAGCAGGGTGGAGCGGATCACCAGCCGCGAATGCAGGCTGAGCATCCGGAACGGTCTGCGCCTGGCGCGGTTGGCCCAGAGGTCGTTGATCACGCGCCAGCCGATGCCGCCCACCACGATCATCGTGGCGATCACGGTGTTCACCACCGCGTTGTCGCGGTAGCGCACCAGGCTGTCGCTCCAGAGCCCGAACCCCGCGTTGTTGTAGGCGCTGATCGCGTGGAACAGGGAAGCCCAGAGCCGCTCGAGCGGGTCGCTGATGTCGGTGAAGCCGAAGAAATAGAGCACCGCGGTGCCCAGGCCCATCATCCAGCTGCCGGCCACCAGGATGCTGTTGAAGGTGGGGCCGATGCCGCCCACGCCGAAGTCATCCAGGGCCCGACCCTTGTCCAGCCTGGCCCGCAGGCCGGAGTGGCCCTGCACGAAGCCCTGCAGGAAGGTGGTGATGGCCATC
This portion of the Cyanobium sp. NIES-981 genome encodes:
- a CDS encoding TrkA family potassium uptake protein, with the protein product MTNWWNWNPPENRAMGSFAVIGVGRFGTALCLELSKAGADVLAIDNDPGAVDRLNKLDPSITARKVDSTDEEALREAGVLDVHTVVVAMSEPIEVSITVTLIAKDSSGSRVERVIARATNDLHMKMLQRVGADRVIFPSKMQGQRLGQELVRPNLLDRLRLDDRTSIEEIRVPEEFIGKSLRDINLRKSFHVSVLAAGPDNQLTVNPPATHVVQKDELLVVMGASEDLAKLPGR
- a CDS encoding potassium transporter TrkG; this encodes MQPPDIHRSNLPSAGGRGHRAAPSRAWEALQRWRHRLTVPQFTVITGALVIAAGTVVLASPLCSTDSVGLWEALFTVTSAITVTGLSVIDIGTELTPFGQVALAGLIITGGLGLMAITTFLQGFVQGHSGLRARLDKGRALDDFGVGGIGPTFNSILVAGSWMMGLGTAVLYFFGFTDISDPLERLWASLFHAISAYNNAGFGLWSDSLVRYRDNAVVNTVIATMIVVGGIGWRVINDLWANRARRRPFRMLSLHSRLVIRSTLLLILFGCLGLLFTEHFATGGVIEPLTGTQKLQVTLFQSITTRTAGFNTVPLSAATFSDAGLLLVIVLMFIGASPGGTGGGIKTTTFATLMAATRSTLKGREDVVIHSRQIPDRVVLRAIGVTIASLIFVLLMALLLGLGPTASGEPNQIKFSFLEKLFTCMSAFATVGLDLGVTDKLNRWGQLVLMVGMFVGRLGILLLLSALYGNRPQTRVGYPREELYI